The following proteins are encoded in a genomic region of Gossypium hirsutum isolate 1008001.06 chromosome D05, Gossypium_hirsutum_v2.1, whole genome shotgun sequence:
- the LOC107944739 gene encoding probable disease resistance protein At1g61300 has protein sequence MEYIEPAVCVANCLGTPICKYLQYHRKLNNYLRNLKRIRDELNSQMEDIEMLLKAELLHHVGKIPKKGVENWLENVKMMIREAQNVENKVGNGGYLCRACNGKLVDKMTRGMQKFLDKAPNLSQSLVIDGPSGGLPLLTSELVGEEAVREEIWSCLMQEQVSKIGVWGMGGVGKTTIMKHIHNDLLKEQQFGRVIWVTISKEFDIVKLQDDIANALNGYMPKEGNKVRRAAILSELLKKVGKHVLILDDVWDNVSLEEVGIPEPSSSNGCKLVLTTRVEQVCKYMECKVIKVKPLSKEEALTLFLNKVGPNILQSPTLMPTLRLVVKECAGLPLTIVVIAGTLKGEDDPRIWKNALKDLKERIGKVEGVEAEVTERLKFSFNHLKDEKMKHCFLHCALYPEDYSIWKDELIESWIDEGFIDEMDTRQEMKDKGHAILKKLEDNSLLENVSYSDHKVKMHDAVRDMALSITSMNPRYMIQAGFQLKKLPEEEEWTVDIEKVSLMDNSISEISIDIVPLKCQRLTTLLLQDNPVKKISDSFFANMPCLSVLNLSSTKIKCLPNSISELKNLTALLLCGCEELSQLPSLSKLQGLKKLDLSYTIIEEVPEGMDMLINLRYLDLNVRTLKDVPTGLLPKLFCLEHFKLYRGKKISLKAEEVMPLEKLEFFYGRFEDLHELNKFVFSMQQCKKSLVKYLLQVGSSPCMYEGDKIISINELEYCGDELIMLPADIQELHICNCHNLRSLSEDISSFKNLMDLRASIIMDCQGIECVVSLSSFSSSYTHPFQSLELLSLSRLPKLSELIKVEEFGSVTTTILTLSAIFSHLKQIYIHNCSSMKTLLPHWLLPNLWNLEVIQVKSCDELVEILAAPTSEDEDKRSDASIKFHLPKLRVLRLMKLPKLKSICSKSGVMICDCLQRININNCPKIKRIPPFVPLVGNGQPYAYAPPSLKIMSSKKWWESLEWDDHPHFKIVLQPLWEVKHWYD, from the coding sequence ATGGAATACATAGAGCCTGCAGTTTGCGTGGCAAATTGTCTCGGAACTCCTATTTGTAAATACTTGCAGTACCATAGAAAGCTGAATAATTATCTGAGGAACTTGAAGAGAATCAGAGATGAACTGAATAGTCAAATGGAAGATATAGAGATGCTATTGAAAGCAGAGCTGCTTCATCATGTGGGAAAGATACCAAAGAAGGGAGTTGAAAATTGGTTAGAAAATGTGAAAATGATGATTAGAGAAGCACAAAATGTTGAAAATAAAGTCGGAAATGGGGGATATCTTTGCCGTGCATGCAATGGAAAGTTGGTTGATAAAATGACTCGAGGAATGCAGAAATTTCTTGATAAAGCTCCTAATCTCTCTCAAAGTCTTGTCATTGATGGTCCAAGTGGTGGGTTGCCACTGCTAACATCTGAACTAGTTGGTGAGGAAGCTGTGAGAGAGGAGATTTGGTCATGTTTGATGCAGGAGCAAGTGAGCAAGATTGGGGTTTGGGGGATGGGCGGCGTGGGTAAAACGACCATCATGAAGCACATCCACAATGATCTTTTGAAAGAACAACAATTTGGAAGGGTGATTTGGGTTACTATATCAAAGGAGTTCGATATTGTGAAGTTACAAGATGATATTGCAAATGCATTGAATGGGTATATGCCCAAAGAAGGAAACAAGGTCAGACGAGCTGCAATCTTATCAGAACTTCTGAAGAAAGTAGGAAAACATGTTCTAATCCTAGATGATGTGTGGGATAATGTCTCTCTAGAGGAAGTTGGGATCCCTGAGCCGAGTAGCAGCAATGGATGCAAGTTGGTGCTGACAACACGTGTGGAGCAAGTTTGTAAATATATGGAATGTAAGGTGATAAAAGTGAAGCCCCTTTCAAAAGAAGAGGCATTGACACTATTCTTGAATAAAGTTGGACCGAACATATTGCAAAGTCCAACTTTAATGCCAACTTTGAGGCTTGTTGTCAAGGAATGTGCAGGTCTGCCTCTTACAATTGTCGTCATAGCTGGTACCTTGAAAGGAGAAGATGACCCTCGTATATGGAAAAATGCACTCAAGGATTTGAAAGAGAGAATAGGGAAAGTGGAAGGAGTGGAAGCTGAAGTGACCGAGCGTTTGAAATTTAGTTTCAATCACTTAAAAGACGAGAAAATGAAGCATTGTTTCTTACATTGTGCATTATATCCTGAAGATTATTCAATTTGGAAGGATGAGCTAATCGAAAGTTGGATTGATGAAGGCTTCATAGATGAAATGGATACAAGACAAGAGATGAAAGATAAGGGCCATGCTATTTTGAAGAAGTTGGAGGATAACAGCTTGTTGGAAAATGTTAGCTATTCAGATCACAAAGTGAAGATGCATGATGCAGTAAGAGACATGGCATTATCCATCACAAGTATGAATCCTCGATATATGATACAAGCAGGTTTCCAATTAAAGAAGTTACCGGAGGAGGAGGAATGGACGGTGGATATTGAGAAAGTGTCGCTTATGGATAACTCCATATCGGAGATTTCCATAGATATAGTTCCTCTAAAATGCCAACGGCTCACAACTTTGTTACTGCAGGACAACCCTGTAAAGAAGATTTCAGATTCTTTTTTTGCAAACATGCCTTGTCTGAGCGTTCTTAATTTGTCCTCCACGAAGATCAAGTGTTTACCAAATTCAATCTCTGAATTAAAGAATCTCACAGCATTGTTGCTTTGTGGTTGTGAAGAATTAAGTCAATTGCCTTCTCTTTCGAAGCTTCAAGGATTGAAGAAGTTGGATCTTAGCTATACAATAATTGAAGAAGTACCTGAAGGCATGGATATGTTGATAAATCTAAGGTATCTTGATCTTAACGTGAGGACTTTAAAAGATGTACCCACTGGACTTTTACCAAAACTCTTTTGCCTTGAGCACTTTAAATTATACAGAGGTAAGAAAATAAGCCTAAAGGCAGAGGAGGTAATGCCGTTGGAAAAGTTGGAATTCTTTTATGGGCGTTTCGAAGACCTGCATGAATTGAATAAGTTTGTGTTCTCAATGCAACAATGCAAGAAAAGCCTCGTCAAGTACCTATTACAAGTGGGCTCATCTCCTTGCATGTATGAAGGAGATAAAATCATATCAATCAATGAACTCGAGTATTGTGGAGATGAGTTAATTATGCTACCAGCTGATATTCAAGAGTTGCACATTTGCAACTGCCACAATTTGAGAAGCTTAAGTGAAGATATTTCTTCCTTCAAAAATTTGATGGACTTGAGGGCTTCTATAATTATGGATTGCCAAGGGATAGAGTGTGTTGTCTCCTTGTCCTCTTTTTCCTCTTCTTACACTCATCCATTCCAAAGCCTCGAGCTGTTGTCTCTTTCCCGATTGCCAAAATTGAGTGAACTTATCAAAGTTGAAGAATTTGGTTCAGTAACAACAACGATATTAACTCTGTCTGCCATTTTTTCCCATCTTAAACAAATTTATATTCACAACTGCTCGAGTATGAAGACATTGCTTCCACATTGGTTGCTTCCCAACCTCTGGAACCTAGAAGTAATTCAAGTGAAATCTTGTGATGAGCTAGTAGAAATATTAGCGGCGCCAACATCAGAAGATGAAGACAAAAGAAGTGATGCGTCAATCAAGTTCCATCTTCCCAAACTGAGAGTGTTGAGACTGATGAAATTACCAAAATTGAAGAGCATCTGTAGCAAAAGTGGAGTGATGATTTGTGATTGTCTTCAACGTATCAACATTAATAATTGTCCTAAGATAAAGAGAATCCCTCCATTTGTTCCCCTTGTTGGCAATGGGCAGCCATATGCATATGCTCCACCTTCTCTTAAGATCATGTCAAGCAAAAAATGGTGGGAATCACTGGAATGGGATGACCATCCACACTTTAAAATCGTTCTTCAACCCCTTTGGGAGGTGAAGCATTGGTATGATTGA